A section of the Acidobacterium capsulatum ATCC 51196 genome encodes:
- the pdxT gene encoding pyridoxal 5'-phosphate synthase glutaminase subunit PdxT, which translates to MTESAQTSAVSPRIGVLAIQGDYDAHAVALREAGAEPVLVRKPEQLAGLDGLILPGGESTTFLKFLERDGFLESLRAFVASKPTFGTCAGCILLAREVLRPSQESLGVLNVAVERNAYGRQIDSSIVTAETSLPGGPLEMVYIRAPRIASIGEGVTALADRGGSPVLVEQNHLLAATFHPELSADRRVHRYFVEKVRSFRSASR; encoded by the coding sequence ATGACTGAAAGCGCGCAGACTTCCGCAGTTTCTCCTCGTATTGGAGTCCTTGCCATACAGGGCGACTATGATGCGCATGCAGTTGCTTTGCGCGAGGCCGGCGCGGAGCCGGTGTTAGTGCGCAAGCCGGAGCAACTTGCGGGGCTGGATGGATTGATTCTGCCGGGTGGCGAGTCCACGACATTTCTCAAATTTCTTGAGCGTGATGGCTTTCTGGAGAGCTTGCGCGCCTTCGTTGCCAGCAAGCCGACTTTTGGCACCTGCGCCGGATGCATCCTGCTGGCACGCGAAGTGCTGCGTCCGTCACAGGAGAGCCTTGGCGTGCTGAATGTAGCGGTGGAAAGAAATGCTTACGGACGGCAGATCGACAGCAGCATCGTGACGGCAGAGACTTCCCTGCCCGGCGGGCCGCTCGAGATGGTCTACATCCGCGCCCCTCGCATTGCGAGCATTGGCGAGGGCGTGACCGCCCTTGCCGACCGAGGCGGTTCTCCGGTGCTCGTGGAGCAAAACCATTTGCTCGCGGCTACCTTTCATCCAGAGCTATCAGCCGACCGGCGCGTGCATCGCTATTTCGTCGAGAAGGTGCGGTCGTTTCGCAGCGCATCCCGCTAA
- the pdxS gene encoding pyridoxal 5'-phosphate synthase lyase subunit PdxS: MADHTSNGNHTSNGFTSNASTGLRLKTGLAEMLKGGVIMDVTDAQQAEIAEKAGAVAVMALERVPAQIRAEGGVARMASPKKIKEIMASTSIPVMAKARIGHFTEAQVLQELGVDFIDESEVLTPADEVHHIDKHAFTTPFVCGARDLGEALRRIAEGAAMIRTKGEAGTGDVVHAVKHMRQIVKDIRSLTVLGEEELYAAAKEFRAPYELIRMVAKSGKLPVPNFSAGGIATPADAALVRQLGAEAVFVGSGIFMKDSFTFAEPEEATIRARAIVRATTHFDDAKILAECSEECTGAMKGLAVATMDQAQMLQTRGW; the protein is encoded by the coding sequence ATGGCAGACCATACTTCGAACGGCAACCACACTTCCAACGGCTTTACTTCCAATGCTTCCACCGGACTGCGCTTGAAAACCGGACTCGCTGAAATGCTGAAAGGCGGCGTCATCATGGACGTCACCGATGCGCAGCAGGCTGAGATTGCAGAAAAGGCCGGTGCCGTCGCGGTGATGGCGCTGGAGCGCGTACCCGCGCAGATTCGCGCCGAGGGCGGAGTTGCTCGCATGGCCTCCCCTAAAAAGATCAAGGAAATCATGGCCTCCACCTCCATTCCCGTGATGGCCAAGGCGCGAATCGGCCACTTTACGGAAGCTCAGGTGCTGCAGGAGCTGGGTGTCGACTTCATTGACGAATCAGAGGTACTGACTCCGGCCGACGAAGTCCACCACATCGACAAGCACGCCTTCACAACTCCCTTCGTGTGCGGCGCGCGCGATCTGGGCGAGGCCCTGCGGCGCATCGCGGAAGGCGCGGCAATGATTCGTACCAAAGGCGAGGCCGGCACCGGCGACGTGGTACACGCTGTAAAGCACATGCGGCAGATTGTGAAGGACATCCGTTCGCTGACCGTGCTCGGCGAAGAAGAGCTCTACGCTGCGGCGAAAGAATTTCGCGCACCTTACGAACTGATTCGCATGGTGGCCAAGAGCGGCAAGCTGCCCGTGCCGAACTTCTCCGCCGGCGGCATTGCGACCCCCGCTGACGCGGCCCTGGTGCGCCAGCTTGGCGCGGAAGCAGTGTTTGTGGGTTCGGGCATCTTCATGAAAGACAGCTTCACCTTTGCTGAACCGGAAGAAGCCACCATCCGTGCGCGTGCGATTGTTCGCGCCACCACGCACTTTGACGACGCCAAGATTTTGGCGGAATGCAGCGAAGAATGCACCGGCGCCATGAAGGGGCTTGCAGTAGCCACCATGGATCAGGCGCAAATGCTGCAAACAAGAGGCTGGTAG
- a CDS encoding chloride channel protein: MAAWIERVELRRVVDAVVLGIVGAAAALAFHWMLQFCSWLFLRHIAGYLPPDIAGSIAPHSVAVPHWNWWIPVATTVGGLISGALVFTFAPEAEGHGTDTVVNAFHRKAGVIRARVAPLKMVASAITIGSGGSAGREGPTALIAAGFGTLYAKLFKRSDQERRFLILVGMAAGLSAVFRSPIGTAIFAVEVLYSAMEFESHILIYTLLASVVAYAVNGIFFGLQPLFHVPAHLLQPDYRAYPWYVFLGLASGIVAAILPMVFYGMRDLFHAIPCPRIFKPAIGGLCVGLIALYWPQVLGGGYGWMQMSIGGFLPLDILIALLFLKMLSLSFTVSSGGSGGVFAPSLFIGAMLGGILAAAFHEPAAGFAIVGMAAVFGAAARVPMATILMVCEMTGGYQLLVPAGLAVILAFLLQSWLTRHLRYHSLYEAQVQSYAQSPAHYVEEMNYAIDLIRSHRISSAKSLREMDIISLMQSGIPVTLHSGERMLLGEVQKNSPVANQPLSSIANCIPDKCLKVLAIFRENEVLLPHNDSILKEGDRLLLICEPETEALLKEKLLLPRGVPGPSPAAVPI; the protein is encoded by the coding sequence ATGGCAGCCTGGATCGAACGGGTAGAACTGCGCCGCGTGGTGGATGCCGTCGTCCTTGGCATCGTCGGTGCCGCCGCTGCCCTTGCATTCCATTGGATGCTGCAGTTCTGCTCCTGGCTTTTCCTGCGGCACATTGCAGGCTATCTGCCGCCAGACATTGCAGGCTCCATAGCGCCGCACTCCGTTGCCGTACCTCACTGGAACTGGTGGATTCCGGTAGCGACCACGGTAGGCGGCCTCATCTCTGGTGCGCTTGTTTTCACCTTTGCGCCGGAAGCGGAAGGTCACGGCACTGACACGGTAGTCAATGCCTTCCATCGCAAAGCGGGCGTCATTCGTGCTCGTGTGGCTCCGCTGAAGATGGTTGCCTCTGCCATCACGATCGGCTCAGGTGGCTCCGCCGGCCGCGAGGGGCCCACGGCGCTGATCGCCGCAGGCTTCGGCACGCTCTATGCAAAGCTTTTCAAACGCTCCGATCAGGAGCGCCGCTTTCTCATATTGGTTGGTATGGCAGCGGGTTTGTCCGCCGTCTTTCGCTCTCCCATAGGCACGGCTATTTTTGCCGTTGAGGTGCTGTACAGCGCCATGGAATTCGAGAGCCACATCCTCATCTACACACTGCTCGCATCGGTCGTGGCTTATGCCGTCAACGGCATCTTCTTCGGCCTGCAGCCCCTGTTTCACGTGCCGGCCCACCTACTGCAGCCGGACTACCGCGCATATCCCTGGTATGTATTCCTGGGGCTGGCCAGCGGCATCGTGGCGGCCATTCTTCCCATGGTCTTTTACGGCATGCGCGATCTCTTCCATGCAATTCCATGTCCCCGCATCTTCAAACCGGCCATCGGTGGCCTCTGCGTGGGGCTGATCGCGCTTTATTGGCCACAGGTGCTCGGCGGTGGCTATGGCTGGATGCAAATGAGCATCGGCGGCTTTCTGCCGCTCGACATTCTGATTGCGCTGCTTTTCCTGAAGATGCTGAGCCTGTCATTTACGGTTTCGTCCGGCGGCTCGGGCGGCGTCTTTGCTCCCAGTCTGTTCATCGGCGCGATGCTGGGCGGAATCCTGGCGGCCGCTTTTCATGAGCCTGCGGCAGGCTTTGCCATCGTCGGCATGGCCGCGGTCTTTGGAGCCGCCGCGCGCGTACCCATGGCGACCATCCTGATGGTCTGTGAGATGACCGGCGGCTATCAATTGCTGGTTCCCGCGGGGCTCGCGGTGATTCTTGCATTCCTGCTGCAAAGCTGGCTCACACGCCATCTGCGCTACCACAGCCTCTATGAGGCTCAGGTGCAGAGCTATGCCCAGTCGCCAGCCCACTACGTCGAAGAAATGAACTATGCCATCGACCTGATTCGATCGCATCGTATTTCCAGCGCCAAGTCATTGCGTGAAATGGACATCATCTCCCTCATGCAATCGGGCATTCCCGTCACCCTGCACTCGGGCGAGCGCATGCTGCTGGGCGAGGTTCAAAAGAACAGCCCGGTGGCGAACCAGCCGCTATCCTCCATTGCGAACTGCATTCCCGACAAGTGCCTCAAGGTTCTGGCCATCTTCCGCGAAAACGAAGTCCTGCTTCCTCACAACGATTCCATCCTCAAGGAAGGGGATAGGCTTCTGCTGATCTGTGAGCCTGAGACAGAGGCCCTGTTGAAAGAAAAACTGCTGCTGCCTCGGGGTGTTCCGGGACCGAGCCCTGCTGCCGTCCCCATCTAG
- a CDS encoding PaaI family thioesterase, translating into MSTVRLAGRFEGPPGHAHGGIVATLLDEAMSKTNRAQNIVAMTRHMEVDYLRPVPLRTTLQLTARHLSVEGRKHHCAAELRNAAGELLATGKALFIAIDPARFQASKPSMRAMKS; encoded by the coding sequence TTGTCTACGGTCCGGCTGGCGGGGCGATTTGAGGGGCCTCCCGGGCACGCTCATGGAGGCATTGTGGCGACGCTGCTCGATGAGGCTATGAGCAAGACGAATCGCGCCCAGAACATTGTGGCCATGACAAGGCATATGGAAGTGGATTACCTACGGCCTGTTCCCTTGAGGACAACACTTCAACTGACGGCGAGGCACTTGTCTGTGGAAGGGCGCAAGCACCATTGTGCCGCTGAGCTGCGCAATGCCGCCGGTGAGCTGCTGGCGACGGGCAAAGCTCTTTTCATTGCGATTGACCCGGCACGCTTTCAGGCGTCAAAGCCGTCGATGCGGGCCATGAAATCCTGA
- a CDS encoding GGDEF domain-containing protein gives MRGLRRLRAGLGLGIFALCLLGARDWIPLFLLSLVAQPALVLAFSFMHRALAEVIHRPPRLKWYFLTVFPVYLAGQWYFTFVHPSLQGRDLVATSGVALVFVVTLLILQGVTSPALQSHKRIMDGLLIVMILLRVLRIIRAVYAPPVNRAQTLTPVDSLLIYLSLITGLAFIAAIMWLSLSAQRDELRLMAETDGLTGLLNRRAFEEILRHELRSLDGSKADTALLLLDIDQFKTINDDLGHLAGDEVIRRVSTAIKTAARPSDVLARFGGDEFVVLLRHLNGLQAMAVAERFRFEIAALQGLPNHLTITASVGLAFLHGMDSPYSLIGRADEALYRSKSNGRNRVSVGDDFEPGEAGSSATTLVSL, from the coding sequence GTGCGCGGTCTGCGCCGGTTGCGCGCTGGACTGGGGTTGGGAATCTTTGCCCTATGCCTGCTCGGTGCGCGGGACTGGATTCCATTATTCCTTCTCTCGCTGGTGGCTCAACCGGCGCTCGTGCTGGCCTTCTCCTTCATGCATAGGGCGCTGGCTGAGGTCATACATCGGCCGCCAAGGCTAAAGTGGTATTTCCTCACCGTTTTCCCGGTTTATCTCGCAGGGCAGTGGTACTTCACCTTCGTTCATCCCAGCCTTCAGGGGCGCGATCTGGTGGCAACAAGCGGCGTCGCCCTGGTGTTTGTGGTGACCCTGCTGATTCTGCAAGGCGTGACCTCACCAGCCCTGCAAAGCCACAAACGAATCATGGATGGTCTGCTGATCGTCATGATTCTGCTCAGAGTTCTCAGAATCATCCGGGCCGTTTACGCCCCTCCTGTGAATCGCGCCCAGACCCTGACCCCGGTAGACTCACTGCTCATCTATCTCAGCCTGATCACGGGACTTGCCTTCATTGCCGCCATCATGTGGCTCAGCCTTTCTGCTCAGCGCGACGAGTTGCGGCTCATGGCCGAGACGGACGGATTGACCGGGCTGCTCAACCGCCGTGCCTTCGAAGAAATACTGCGGCACGAGCTACGTTCCCTTGACGGTAGTAAAGCCGACACCGCGCTCTTGCTGCTCGATATCGATCAGTTCAAGACGATTAATGACGATCTCGGGCATCTTGCCGGCGACGAGGTGATTCGCCGCGTCAGTACAGCTATAAAGACGGCGGCTCGGCCATCCGACGTTCTTGCGCGCTTCGGCGGAGACGAATTTGTCGTGCTCTTGCGGCACCTCAATGGTTTGCAGGCCATGGCTGTGGCCGAACGCTTTCGCTTTGAGATAGCTGCCTTGCAGGGACTTCCCAACCATCTCACCATTACCGCCAGCGTTGGCCTTGCATTTCTACACGGAATGGATTCGCCTTATTCTCTGATTGGACGGGCGGATGAGGCCTTGTATCGCTCCAAGTCGAATGGCCGCAACAGAGTGTCTGTGGGAGACGATTTTGAACCAGGGGAAGCAGGCAGTTCCGCCACGACACTGGTATCCCTTTAG